A window from Macaca thibetana thibetana isolate TM-01 chromosome 7, ASM2454274v1, whole genome shotgun sequence encodes these proteins:
- the MOAP1 gene encoding modulator of apoptosis 1 codes for MTLRLLEDWCRGMDMNPRKALLITGISQSCSVAEIEEALQAGLAPLGEYRLLGRMFRRDENRKVALVGLTAETSHALVPKEIPGKGGIWRVIFKPPDSDNTFLSRLNEFLAGEGMTVGELTRALAHENGSLDLEQGMIPEMWAPMLAQALEALQPALQCLKYKKLRVFSGREPPEPGEEEFGRWMFHTTQMIKAWQVPDVEKRRRLLESLRGPALDVIRVLKINNPLITVDECLQALEEVFGVTDNPRELQVKYLTTYQKDEEKLSAYVLRLEPLLQKLVQRGAIERDAVNQARLDQVIAGAVHKTIRRELNLPEDGPAPGFLQLLVLIKDYEAAEEEEALLQEVLEGHFT; via the coding sequence ATGACTTTGAGGCTTTTGGAAGACTGGTGCAGGGGGATGGACATGAACCCTCGGAAAGCGCTGTTGATTACCGGCATCTCCCAGAGCTGCAGTGTGGCAGAAATCGAGGAGGCTCTGCAGGCTGGTTTAGCTCCCTTGGGGGAGTACAGACTGCTTGGAAGGATGTTCAGGAGGGATGAGAACAGGAAAGTAGCCTTAGTAGGGCTTACTGCGGAGACTAGTCACGCACTGGTCCCTAAGGAGATACCGGGAAAAGGGGGTATCTGGAGAGTGATCTTTAAGCCCCCTGACTctgataatacatttttaagcagattaaatgaatttttagCGGGAGAGGGCATGACAGTGGGTGAGTTGACCAGAGCTCTTGCACATGAAAATGGCTCCTTAGACCTAGAGCAGGGCATGATCCCAGAAATGTGGGCCCCTATGTTGGCACAGGCATTAGAGGCTCTTCAGCCTGCCCTGCAATGCTTGAAGTATAAAAAGCTGAGAGTGTTCTCGGGCAGGGAGCCTCCAGAACCAGGAGAAGAAGAATTTGGACGCTGGATGTTTCATACTACTCAGATGATAAAGGCGTGGCAGGTGCCAGATGTAGAGAAGAGAAGGCGATTGCTAGAGAGCCTTCGAGGCCCAGCACTTGATGTTATTCGTGTCCTCAAGATAAACAATCCTTTAATTACTGTCGATGAATGCCTGCAGGCTCTTGAGGAGGTATTTGGGGTTACAGATAATCCTAGAGAGTTGCAGGTCAAATATCTAACCACTTATCAGAAGGATGAGGAAAAGTTGTCGGCTTATGTACTAAGGCTGGAGCCTTTGTTACAGAAGCTGGTACAGAGAGGAGCAATTGAGAGAGATGCTGTGAATCAGGCCCGCCTAGACCAAGTCATTGCTGGCGCAGTCCACAAAACAATTCGCAGAGAGCTTAATCTGCCAGAGGATGGCCCAGCCCCTGGTTTCTTGCAGTTACTGGTACTAATAAAGGATTACGAGgcagctgaggaggaggaggccctTCTCCAGG